In one window of Chryseobacterium viscerum DNA:
- a CDS encoding methyltransferase has product MKKQPVKPEFTLKMFEVLSRMWLVGCVKTAAELNIADQLAYGPKTISALAAETHSNEKELYRIMRALSSEGIFEELENKTFALNDFGAALQTSVPGTVKDFIIANVGEHFPGFADLIYAVQKGKVPFEHVHGMNIWEYYKEHPELGANFGRGMTGLSGMVLNGIVENYDFAPYKTIVDIGGGNGAMMYAMLNASPESSGIIFDEAHVTEKTLQLIPENLKDRCTVATGSFFEKVPSGADLYTMKWIIHDWNDDECIQILKVCYNAMPKGAKLLIVDAVIPDNSRNEPHISKLFDIVMMACLTGRERTLNEFKNLLDKSGLKFNRVVQIGTEVKSIVECEKP; this is encoded by the coding sequence ATGAAAAAACAACCTGTTAAGCCGGAATTTACTTTGAAAATGTTTGAGGTACTAAGCCGGATGTGGCTTGTAGGCTGTGTAAAAACAGCTGCAGAACTTAATATTGCAGATCAGCTGGCATATGGTCCCAAAACAATCTCTGCATTGGCGGCAGAAACTCACTCCAATGAAAAAGAACTGTACCGGATTATGAGAGCCCTGAGCAGTGAAGGGATTTTTGAGGAACTGGAGAATAAAACTTTTGCACTGAACGATTTCGGAGCAGCTTTGCAAACAAGTGTTCCCGGAACAGTAAAAGATTTCATTATAGCCAATGTGGGAGAACATTTTCCCGGTTTTGCAGATCTTATCTATGCCGTCCAGAAAGGTAAAGTTCCTTTTGAACATGTTCATGGGATGAATATCTGGGAATATTACAAGGAGCATCCGGAACTGGGGGCAAATTTCGGAAGAGGAATGACTGGCTTGTCCGGAATGGTTCTGAATGGTATTGTAGAAAACTATGATTTTGCCCCCTATAAAACCATTGTAGATATAGGTGGAGGCAATGGAGCCATGATGTATGCAATGTTAAATGCATCACCCGAAAGTTCCGGGATTATCTTTGATGAAGCTCATGTTACTGAAAAAACACTTCAGCTCATACCTGAAAATTTAAAAGACCGTTGTACCGTTGCTACAGGAAGTTTTTTTGAAAAAGTTCCCTCAGGTGCAGACTTGTATACAATGAAATGGATCATCCATGATTGGAATGATGATGAATGTATACAGATTCTAAAAGTCTGCTACAATGCAATGCCCAAAGGAGCCAAATTATTGATTGTAGATGCCGTTATTCCTGACAACAGCAGAAATGAACCCCATATTTCAAAGTTGTTTGATATCGTAATGATGGCATGTCTTACCGGGAGAGAAAGAACATTGAACGAATTTAAAAACCTTCTGGACAAATCGGGATTGAAATTCAATAGAGTAGTTCAAATTGGGACAGAGGTTAAAAGTATTGTAGAATGTGAAAAACCATAA
- a CDS encoding helix-turn-helix domain-containing protein produces the protein MQKEKLRTVRKRKGYTQQQMADVIPTDVSNYSRKESGAVAITQTEWSKLAKFLEVPVEEIYEEEEAKIIIENPVFNDSPGSNVGNSGFSAHNMGYITNELSIEIIKTMQEYIGLLKEEIERLKK, from the coding sequence ATGCAAAAAGAAAAACTACGCACAGTAAGAAAGAGAAAAGGTTACACTCAGCAGCAAATGGCTGATGTAATCCCCACTGACGTTTCCAACTATAGCAGAAAAGAAAGTGGTGCTGTAGCTATAACACAGACAGAATGGTCCAAACTTGCCAAATTTTTAGAGGTTCCTGTAGAAGAAATCTACGAAGAAGAGGAAGCTAAGATTATTATTGAAAACCCTGTTTTTAATGACAGCCCTGGTTCAAATGTTGGAAATAGTGGTTTTTCAGCCCATAATATGGGATATATCACAAATGAATTAAGCATAGAAATCATTAAAACGATGCAGGAATATATTGGCCTATTGAAAGAGGAAATCGAAAGACTAAAAAAATAG